The following proteins are encoded in a genomic region of Papaver somniferum cultivar HN1 unplaced genomic scaffold, ASM357369v1 unplaced-scaffold_10, whole genome shotgun sequence:
- the LOC113326664 gene encoding uncharacterized protein LOC113326664 — MQIAAAKRPIKYSVVDAFTDRPLKGNPAAVCLLQGEDKKDDEWLLGVAREFNVPITCYLTRVVYHDGDSDDDNCDKSENDKNYNPVFNIRWFTTVAEVDICGHATMAAAKFLFTSGLVKSNLIEFIGLSGSLTAKKCPVRKSEDISDGSKILNFFIELDFPTTTLVDCDPLEIPSVPQTLNGASVLNIKKTASFGDLIIEVSSGQNVIDLKPNYDELKGWKGGRGVVFTGKAPHGSGLDFISRLFSPNLGVDEDAVCGSAHCALAPYWSKKLGKSDFLAYMASPRGGVLDLHLDKENQRLKIRGKPFIVMEGALFA; from the exons ATGCAAATAGCAGCTGCGAAGAGACCTATTAAATACTCTGTG GTGGATGCATTCACAGATAGGCCACTTAAAGGTAATCCGGCAGCCGTTTGTTTGTTGCAAGGAGAAGATAAAAAAGACGATGAGTGGTTACTAGGAGTTGCCAGGGAGTTTAATGTTCCGATAACATGCTACTTGACTCGAGTTGTTTATCATGATGGCGATAGTGATGACGATAATTGTGATAAATCCGAGAATGACAAGAACTATAATCCTGTTTTTAACATTAGGTGGTTCACTACTGTTGCAGAG GTTGACATTTGTGGACATGCAACCATGGCAGCTGCAAAATTTCTATTTACATCTGGTTTAGTAAAATCAAACCTGATTGAATTTATCGGACTATCCGGAAGTCTAACTGCTAAGAAATGTCCTGTCCGGAAAAGTGAAGATATATCAGATGGATCAAAGATTTTGA ACTTCTTCATCGAATTAGACTTTCCTACCACTACACTGGTGGATTGTGATCCATTGGAGATACCTTCCGTGCCACAAACTCTAAATGGTGCATCTGTTCTGAATATAAAGAAAACAGCTTCCTTCGGCGACCTAATT ATTGAGGTCTCATCGGGACAAAACGTCATAGACTTGAAACCAAACTATGACGAATTAAAAGGGTGGAAGGGAGGAAGAGGAGTCGTTTTTACAGGCAAAGCTCCCCATGGATCTGGTTTGGATTTCATCTCTCGATTGTTCTCTCCAAATCTTGGTGTAGACGAG GATGCTGTTTGTGGGAGTGCGCACTGTGCCTTGGCACCTTACTGGAGCAAAAAGTTGGGAAAATCTGATTTTCTTGCTTACATG GCATCTCCAAGAGGAGGGGTATTGGATCTCCATTTAGATAAGGAAAATCAAAGACTAAAAATTAGAGGGAAACCTTTTATTGTCATGGAAGGAGCTCTATTTGCTTGA